The following proteins are co-located in the Limanda limanda chromosome 5, fLimLim1.1, whole genome shotgun sequence genome:
- the ankdd1b gene encoding ankyrin repeat and death domain-containing protein 1B, with the protein MERKALALRAVIKKHSPTKENLDPRKWMREEDVRAFSDFILNKNSDKDIDRSFDNKEMLLDSEREFMKAAKRNDVQTMKNLGRGLNANAKNVHNRTALHYAVAGKNKEAVQLLLQRRVKVDQKDKHGVAPIHLAAWFGSLEILKLLVQAGAEQKVENEDGLNILHCAAINNHTEIVEYIVDDLQMKELDKDDLTGHQAFALAAEHGCVDMLQMLMNPYEMASMKPNKRGDTPLHLAARNGHLDAQHLLLLSFDTRDEVNMDGETALYQAADNAHEECVLALLEAGCDPNIATTVNRCALHPVSERGDRSLVQVLLEYQAETDFQNQHLEVPLHLAVINSHIPVIHSLLQAGCNINVTNKRSQTVMHLAAELARLEVVDMLLKAGLDLTIKDRQGKTALGVAARANEVIVVDMIIKAERYYNWKLSNPGLNESVHSEYPLTFKLDHHNDTRQIRSMAWRLAYELLKPGDWKKLAEHWNFTKEQVWAIEEQWTGQQSYHEHGNRMLLIWLHGEQLAQTNPAKELYQGLIFTGSRKAADKIRMEAESVSHKSCNIS; encoded by the exons ATGGAGAGGAAAGCTTTGGCTTTGAGGGCGGTTATCAAGAAGCATAGCCCGACCAAGGAGAACCTGGACCCCAGGAAGtggatgagagaggaggatgtgagGGCCTTCTCTGACTTCATACTAAACAAAAACTCGGACAAAGACATCGACAGGAGCTTTGACAACAAAGAGATGT tgCTTGATTCAGAGAGGGAGTTTATGAAAGCAGCGAAGAGGAATGATGTGCAGACCATGAAGAACCTTGGGAGAGGTCTGAATGCCAACGCAAAGAATGTG CACAACAGGACTGCCCTTCACTACGCAGTGGCTGGCAAGAACAAGGAGGCTGTTCAGCTTCTTCTGCAGCGCAGGGTCAAGGTGGATCAGAAGGACAAG CACGGCGTGGCACCCATTCATCTAGCTGCCTGGTTTGGCAGTTTGGAGATCTTGAAATTATTAGTGCAGGCCGGAGCTGAGCAGAAGGTCGAGAACGAG GACGGACTGAACATTTTGCACTGTGCTGCCATCAACAACCACACTGAAATAGTTGAATATATTGTAGATGATCTACAGATGAAAGAACTGGACAAAGATGACCTG ACAGGGCACCAGGCGTTTGCGTTGGCGGCAGAGCACGGatgtgttgacatgttacagATGCTGATGAATCCATATGAAATGGCCTCCATGAAGCCCAacaag AGAGGCGACACTCCCCTGCACTTAGCTGCCAGGAACGGCCACTTGGACGCccaacatctgctgctgctgagctttGATACCCGGGATGAAGTCAACATG GATGGTGAGACAGCTCTGTACCAGGCTGCAGACAACGCTCATGAAGAATGTGTGCTGGCCCTGCTGGAGGCCGGCTGTGACCCCAACATCGCCACAACG GTCAACCGCTGCGCTCTCCACCCAGtttcagagagaggagacagatctCTTGTCCAAGTCCTGTTAGAATACCAAGCCGAAACTGACTTTCAGAATCAG CACCTAGAGGTTCCTCTCCACCTGGCAGTGATCAACAGTCACATCCCTGTCATCCATTCTCTCCTGCAAGCTGGCTGCAACATTAATGTCACCAATAAG AGGTCCCAGACTGTTATGCATCTTGCTGCAGAGCTGGCCAGGTTAGAAGTTGTGGACATGCTTCTTAAAGCTGGGCTGGATCTGACAATCAAGGACAGG CAGGGTAAAACAGCTCTGGGTGTGGCAGCCAGAGCGAATGAGGTGATTGTTGTGGACATGATCATCAAAGCAGAGAGATACTACAACTGGAAGTTG AGCAACCCTGGGCTTAATGAGAGCGTTCATAGCGAGTATCCGCTAACGTTTAAACTCGACCACCACAATGATACCAGGCAGATCCGTTCCATGGCCTGGCGCCTGGCGTACGAGCTGCTGAAGCCGGGAGACTGGAAGAAACTGGCAGAACACTGGAACTTCACTAAGGAGCAAGTGTGGGCCATCGAGGAGCAGTGGACAG gTCAGCAGAGCTACCATGAGCATGGGAACAGGATGCTGCTGATCTGGCTCCACGGTGAGCAGCTGGCTCAGACAAACCCAGCAAAAGAACTCTACCAGGGCCTCATCTTCACAGGGAGCAGGAAAGCTGCAG ATAAGATTCGGATGGAAGCAGAAAGTGTCAGCCATAAGAGCTGCAACATATCATGA
- the poc5 gene encoding centrosomal protein POC5 — MSSDEEEPTSPDLPKDSDHGSSVSSELQDEYEELLRSAVVTPKFETLTTAHLQRLSVSHLSAESRKSQRKDDTKSQLPAGTSAEAKDGRHSSRSVRSTQASPLVVEPPTHSREPNAEEMVGHSSSRGSLLSDGASDRLQAATKRSRPNSPDPLASTVTEMFISEESIGKMENILDTWSNNLKSNVMRELRRWKHVFAEQHKLEMKQEKERCAAQQAGLKAELDSLKELLHTYETSNQRKDEVIGNLSQVLDRQKEKLEKMGAFTHWRLRHNEAKGEAYAAQVAQQHYNQQLKKKVWLGWHALTQKHWKVKVEQACRARAEEVCAQLSTEYEAKLAEHCEAIERAQAEIQRLRLERERYEESMKKAFMRSVCALNMEALSMFNATEGPPEPPPAHDQHDPLPPQDDPGSAALAQRQAYPISSTRFSPVHFDRPDPPSHCDAEDMLGPGVPLARSEVPHPTTVVHNLLPLGGAASSNKQVGGRAVTAGQQKPLKTITARVTGRADMSKTARSNLQVSGVAPPMSSVTVERHHPVTQLTIGQATAAKFPHSTQHGHSSTGGRGQSRPQTSTCHVHSIKVVD, encoded by the exons atgtcatcagacGAGGAGGAACCAACCAGTCCTGACCTGCCCAAGGACTCGGATCATGGCAGCTCTGTGTCCTCTGAGCTTCAg GATGAGTATGAGGAGCTCCTCCGCTCCGCCGTGGTCACTCCTAAGTTTGAGACGCTCACCACTGCTCACTTGCAGCGGCTGAGCGTCTCGCATCTGTCTGCAGAGAGTCGGAAGTCCCAGAGAAAAGATGACACAAAATCCCAGCTCCCAGCAG GTACTTCCGCGGAAGCTAAAGACGGGAGGCACTCTAGCAGGAGTGTGAGATCAACACAGGCCTCACCCTTGGTTGTTGAGCCCCCCACACACTCCAGAGAACCTAATG CTGAGGAGATGGTGGGTCACTCGTCTAGCAGGGGGTCACTGCTCTCAGACGGTGCCTCTGACAGGTTGCAGGCGGCGACTAAGAGGTCCAGGCCAAACAGCCCGGACCCCCTCGCTTCGACTGTGACGGAGATGTTTATCTCGGAGGAGAGCATCGGCAAGATGGAGAACATTCTGGACACGTGGAGTAACAATCTGAAG TCAAATGTGATGAGGGAGCTGCGGAGGTGGAAGCATGTGTTTGCGGAGCAACACAAGCTGGAGAtgaagcaggagaaggagaggtgTGCCGCACAGCAAGCTGGCCTGAAGGCAGAGCTGGACagcctgaaggagctgctccaCACCTATGAGACATCAAACCAGAGAAAAGATGAG GTGATTGGGAACCTGAGCCAGGTGttggacagacagaaagaaaagctcGAAAAGATGGGGGCTTTCACACATTGGAGACTTCGACACAACGAGGCCAAAGGAGAG GCTTATGCTGCTCAGGTAGCACAGCAGCACTACAATcagcagctgaagaagaagGTGTGGTTGGGCTGGCACGCTCTGACCCAGAAACACTGGAAGGTCAAGGTGGAGCAGGCTTGTCGCGCGAGGGCTGAAGAGGTCTGCGCTCAACTGTCTACTGAGTATGAGGCCAAGCTGGCAGAG CACTGCGAGGCGATAGAAAGGGCTCAGGCCGAGATTCAGAGACTACGACTGGAGCGAGAGCGCTATGAGGAGTCCATGAAGAAAGCCTTCATGAGGAGCGTGTGTGCTCTCAACATGGAGGCTCTCAGCATGTTCAACGCCACAGAGGGACCGCCCGAGCCACCTCCAGCTCACGATCAGCACG ATCCTCTGCCTCCCCAGGATGATCCTGGCTCTGCTGCACTGGCTCAACGTCAAGCGTATCCCATCTCTTCCACGCGGTTCAGCCCAGTTCACTTTGACCGCCCGGACCCCCCCTCCCATTGTGACGCAGAGGATATG TTGGGTCCTGGTGTCCCTCTTGCCAGATCAGAAGTTCCCCATCCCACTACAGTGGTGCACAACTTACTACCACTTGGGGGCGCTGCAAGTTCCAACAAACAG GTCGGTGGTCGTGCTGTGACAGCCGGTCAACAAAAACCCCTGAAAACCATAACTGCTCGAGTCACAGGGAGAGCTGACATGAGTAAGACTGCACGCAGCAACCTGCAGGTGTCGGGTGTGGCTCCGCCCATGAGCTCTGTGACGGTTGAACGTCATCATCCTGTGACGCAG CTCACAATCGGTCAGGCCACGGCTGCAAAGTTTCCTCACTCCACCCAACATGGCCACAGCTCCACCGGAGGCCGAGGCCAATCCAGACCACAAACCAGCACGTGCCATGTACACTCCATCAAAGTAGTTGACTGA